One stretch of Niallia sp. XMNu-256 DNA includes these proteins:
- the hmpA gene encoding NO-inducible flavohemoprotein has product MLSEKTIEIVKSTVPVLEKYGKAITTRFYERMFSNHPELLNIFNHANQKQGRQQTALANTVYAAAANIDNLGAIIPVVKQIGTKHRALGVLPEHYPIVGENLLGAIKDVLGDAATDDIINAWAEAYGVIADAFIGIEQEMYDEAAEQPGGWKGFRNFVVDKKVKESDVITSFYLKPEDGGAVASYQAGQYITVKVKPENEKFTSLRHYSLSDASGKDYYRISVKREDQGVVSNYLHKEVNEGDIIPVSAPAGAFVLEEKATPVVLLSGGVGLTPMVSMLKTIVEKQPEREVTFIHGAINSHVHALKDEVAELASQNENVKSYVAYSSPTESDREAGHYDKDGFIDLEWLQTVLQDNKADFYFCGPVPFMKSVYRNLQEWGVSLDNIHYEFFGPAGTLEEETASVG; this is encoded by the coding sequence ATGTTAAGTGAGAAGACCATTGAAATTGTAAAAAGCACGGTTCCTGTATTAGAAAAATACGGAAAGGCAATTACAACCCGCTTTTATGAAAGAATGTTTAGCAATCATCCAGAATTATTGAATATTTTTAACCATGCGAATCAGAAACAAGGGAGACAACAAACAGCATTGGCGAATACGGTATATGCGGCGGCTGCTAATATCGATAACCTCGGAGCGATTATCCCAGTAGTCAAACAGATCGGCACAAAACACAGAGCATTGGGCGTTTTACCTGAGCACTACCCAATTGTTGGAGAAAATTTACTGGGAGCAATTAAAGATGTGCTAGGAGATGCTGCGACAGATGATATTATCAATGCTTGGGCAGAAGCCTACGGTGTGATCGCAGATGCGTTTATCGGAATTGAGCAAGAAATGTATGATGAAGCAGCTGAACAGCCAGGAGGCTGGAAAGGATTCAGAAACTTTGTCGTTGATAAAAAGGTGAAGGAAAGTGACGTGATTACTTCCTTTTATCTAAAACCTGAAGATGGGGGAGCCGTTGCATCTTATCAAGCAGGTCAATATATTACAGTAAAGGTTAAGCCTGAAAACGAAAAATTTACGAGCCTACGCCATTATAGTTTGTCAGATGCGTCTGGTAAAGATTATTACCGAATTAGTGTAAAACGCGAAGATCAAGGGGTTGTTTCGAATTATCTTCACAAGGAAGTGAATGAAGGCGATATCATCCCAGTTAGTGCACCAGCAGGAGCCTTTGTACTTGAGGAAAAAGCAACGCCTGTTGTTCTTTTGAGTGGTGGTGTTGGCTTAACACCAATGGTTAGTATGTTGAAAACAATTGTCGAAAAACAACCAGAAAGAGAAGTTACGTTTATTCATGGAGCTATAAATAGTCATGTTCATGCACTAAAAGATGAAGTGGCAGAACTTGCTAGTCAAAATGAAAACGTGAAAAGCTATGTTGCCTATTCCTCACCAACTGAAAGTGATCGTGAAGCAGGTCATTATGATAAAGATGGATTTATTGATTTAGAATGGTTACAAACCGTCCTTCAAGATAATAAAGCCGATTTCTATTTCTGTGGTCCAGTGCCATTTATGAAATCCGTGTACCGCAATCTTCAAGAATGGGGAGTATCACTAGACAACATTCACTATGAATTCTTTGGTCCAGCTGGAACTCTTGAAGAGGAAACGGCTTCTGTAGGTTAA
- a CDS encoding MaoC family dehydratase: MCVRIRRTFTMTNEMIRKYAILSGDFNEIHLDTKEAERYGFHAPIAHGMLTMALVQNLANDWIHKGMRITHYEMKFLHPVYANQTIYVQAEAEESPEGHLSLLLTGQCANKVVVKGKMIIN; encoded by the coding sequence ATGTGTGTCCGAATTCGTCGTACATTTACGATGACAAACGAAATGATTAGGAAATATGCAATCCTCTCAGGAGACTTTAACGAGATCCACCTCGATACAAAAGAAGCGGAACGGTATGGATTTCATGCACCGATCGCCCACGGAATGTTAACGATGGCTCTTGTTCAAAACCTCGCCAATGATTGGATTCATAAAGGAATGAGAATAACCCATTATGAAATGAAATTTCTCCACCCTGTTTATGCCAACCAAACCATCTATGTCCAGGCAGAAGCAGAGGAAAGTCCTGAAGGTCATTTGTCCCTTCTGCTCACAGGACAGTGTGCAAACAAAGTAGTCGTCAAAGGGAAAATGATTATAAACTAG
- a CDS encoding conserved phage C-terminal domain-containing protein: protein MTYLNNETKSHYKVNSKKTKDLIRASFNEGFKLGDFTRVIDIKTEERKNDPIMSKYLRPETLFATKFELYLNQKSRKRTYREEDFHLDD, encoded by the coding sequence ATTACATACTTGAACAACGAAACAAAATCACACTACAAGGTGAATTCAAAGAAAACGAAAGATCTGATTCGAGCTAGCTTTAACGAGGGCTTTAAACTGGGAGATTTTACAAGAGTCATAGACATCAAAACAGAGGAGCGGAAGAATGACCCTATTATGAGTAAGTATTTACGACCGGAAACATTATTCGCAACAAAGTTTGAATTGTATCTTAATCAAAAGAGCAGAAAGAGAACATACCGAGAGGAGGATTTTCATCTTGATGACTAA
- a CDS encoding ATP-binding protein, translating into MGMVEKMIVIGEENIIDYYKLIENVASAIILLDGKKIIYANKAMGQLLKKDSSKLIGTEFNYLHPDDETSYIESCKRAIEYQQVTELIEQKLILDNGEVVEVEVTAAPFKCNGHFLIQANYHDITDKKTTEKLLIQSDKLSVLGEIASGIVHEIRNPLTSIKGLLQLISEDDQYREYLKIVLDEIDRIEDIVNELLFFSKPSKEDFIDVDICKIINETLFLFKTELFDRKITVDINVEDKITHVLGDRNQLKQVFINLIKNSIEAIGKNGKITVNINRKSTEKVCIEIIDNGIGIPKEVIKNLGKSFISTKEKGTGLGLMVTYNIIKNHKGDICVKSKSQVGTIFTVKLPSTP; encoded by the coding sequence ATGGGGATGGTTGAGAAAATGATTGTGATCGGTGAAGAGAATATAATTGACTATTATAAGTTAATAGAAAATGTAGCGAGTGCAATAATCCTTTTAGACGGAAAGAAAATTATATATGCGAATAAAGCAATGGGACAGTTATTAAAGAAAGATTCTAGTAAACTCATAGGGACAGAATTCAATTATCTACATCCTGATGATGAAACTTCATATATAGAGAGTTGTAAAAGAGCGATTGAATACCAACAGGTAACAGAATTGATTGAACAAAAATTGATCTTAGATAATGGAGAAGTTGTTGAAGTTGAGGTCACAGCTGCTCCTTTTAAATGTAATGGTCATTTTCTTATACAGGCAAATTATCATGATATTACTGACAAGAAAACAACTGAAAAACTCCTTATCCAATCAGATAAACTATCTGTATTAGGAGAGATCGCATCCGGGATTGTACATGAAATTAGAAATCCATTAACCTCTATTAAAGGCTTATTACAGTTAATTTCGGAGGACGATCAGTATCGTGAATATTTAAAGATTGTTTTGGATGAAATCGATCGAATCGAAGACATTGTGAACGAACTTCTCTTTTTTTCAAAGCCAAGCAAGGAAGATTTTATCGATGTAGATATCTGTAAAATTATAAATGAGACGCTATTTTTATTCAAGACTGAGCTTTTTGACCGGAAGATTACTGTTGATATAAATGTAGAAGATAAGATCACTCACGTATTGGGGGATAGAAATCAACTTAAACAGGTTTTTATCAATCTAATAAAAAATAGCATTGAAGCCATAGGGAAAAATGGAAAAATAACCGTTAATATCAATCGAAAAAGCACGGAAAAAGTCTGTATTGAAATAATAGATAATGGGATTGGCATTCCAAAAGAAGTAATAAAAAACTTAGGTAAATCGTTTATTTCTACAAAGGAAAAGGGAACAGGCCTAGGGTTAATGGTTACGTATAATATTATAAAAAATCATAAAGGTGATATTTGTGTAAAAAGTAAATCCCAAGTCGGTACAATATTCACTGTAAAATTGCCGAGTACACCGTAG
- a CDS encoding glucose dehydrogenase has product MPKVKVGLRPLLSGINLPTVLKTAILPGDTIESLFVATQVGEIFYIRNGSVQTFLDIRQRIIKLGVSNGGYDERGLLGLAFHPGFYYNGLFYLHYSVAGTQGPGALSGSFRPDPCKPDTLNLKWTNRETNFDHIDTVEEWILQPSGQPQKRRRLLNLRRPFFNHNGVNSLNFSPETGKLIIITGDGGSGYDPFNLSQNPIEIAGKILEMDVNKMPFINDPPVATRFNELPRPIQESLSVMALGVRNSVGISFQRFYNQYIKVVGNVGQAMIEAIYSFVHYQPVPVVRLIQNSPYNRNGLINFGWRGWEGDLPTITVKGCSENSRLDEKIIAFFDEAIKASVKRLKPLTSYYHQDPRPDKFQGISLTGVQVYMGNGIPALTGSVVFTDFAESKESQKNVRGVLAYTRVRTDGKTNDFHVIETNDDFGSQFAYYTSLGTNLNQTRLYLGVHGSSNVTDYNKGTVYEIVP; this is encoded by the coding sequence TTGCCAAAGGTGAAGGTTGGTTTACGGCCCCTTTTAAGTGGAATTAATTTGCCGACTGTTTTAAAAACAGCTATTCTTCCAGGTGATACAATCGAAAGTTTATTTGTTGCAACCCAGGTCGGAGAAATTTTTTACATAAGAAACGGAAGTGTACAAACTTTTTTAGACATACGGCAACGGATTATCAAACTCGGAGTCTCTAACGGTGGATATGATGAACGAGGCCTATTAGGTTTGGCTTTTCATCCGGGATTTTATTATAACGGTCTGTTTTATCTTCATTATTCAGTTGCCGGTACACAAGGGCCAGGTGCTCTTTCAGGTTCTTTTAGACCTGATCCCTGTAAACCCGATACTTTAAACCTAAAATGGACGAATCGAGAAACCAACTTTGACCATATTGATACGGTTGAGGAATGGATTTTACAGCCAAGTGGTCAACCTCAAAAAAGACGAAGATTACTTAACTTAAGAAGACCGTTCTTTAATCATAACGGGGTCAATAGCTTAAACTTCTCTCCAGAAACAGGAAAACTGATTATTATAACTGGTGATGGCGGTTCCGGTTACGATCCTTTTAATTTAAGTCAAAATCCTATAGAAATTGCCGGAAAAATTCTGGAAATGGACGTAAATAAAATGCCATTCATCAATGATCCCCCTGTAGCTACAAGGTTTAATGAATTGCCAAGACCGATTCAAGAATCTCTATCGGTAATGGCCCTAGGTGTGCGTAACTCTGTAGGGATATCATTTCAGCGATTTTATAATCAGTATATTAAAGTAGTGGGAAATGTCGGTCAGGCAATGATCGAAGCGATTTACTCCTTTGTTCATTATCAACCGGTACCGGTTGTGAGGCTAATCCAAAATTCTCCATATAACAGGAATGGATTAATTAACTTTGGATGGCGAGGATGGGAAGGTGATCTTCCTACTATAACAGTAAAGGGCTGCTCTGAAAATTCGAGATTGGATGAGAAAATTATTGCTTTTTTCGATGAAGCTATTAAAGCGTCCGTGAAGCGTCTTAAGCCTTTAACAAGCTATTATCATCAAGATCCCCGCCCTGATAAGTTTCAGGGAATCTCGCTTACAGGGGTGCAAGTCTATATGGGTAATGGGATTCCTGCTTTAACAGGGAGCGTTGTGTTTACGGACTTTGCCGAGAGTAAAGAATCTCAAAAGAATGTTAGAGGGGTTTTAGCTTATACAAGGGTAAGAACAGACGGGAAGACCAATGATTTTCATGTCATTGAAACGAATGACGATTTTGGATCTCAATTCGCTTATTATACTTCTTTAGGAACAAATTTGAATCAAACGAGATTATACTTGGGGGTTCATGGATCATCTAATGTAACGGATTATAACAAAGGGACTGTTTATGAAATTGTACCTTAA
- a CDS encoding Rrf2 family transcriptional regulator, with the protein MRLTNYSDYALRVLIYLAVKNNNELATIKEIADSYDISKNHLMKIIHDLGKLGFIETIRGRNGGIRLAIQPKDINIGEVVSKTEEDFHIVECFDKGKNYCIITPACKLKHVLHEALQAFIAVLKQYTLEDLVQNKDDLYSLLK; encoded by the coding sequence ATGAGGTTAACGAATTACTCGGATTATGCTTTACGAGTATTAATTTATTTAGCGGTAAAAAATAATAATGAATTGGCTACAATTAAAGAGATAGCAGATAGCTACGATATTTCAAAAAATCATTTAATGAAAATTATTCATGATCTAGGGAAACTAGGATTTATTGAAACCATAAGAGGAAGAAATGGCGGTATTCGACTTGCGATACAACCTAAGGATATAAATATTGGTGAAGTGGTTTCAAAAACGGAAGAGGATTTTCACATTGTTGAGTGTTTTGATAAAGGAAAAAACTATTGTATTATTACACCCGCATGTAAATTAAAACATGTTCTACACGAAGCCCTCCAAGCATTTATTGCTGTCTTGAAACAATATACATTGGAAGACCTCGTTCAAAACAAAGATGACCTTTATTCTCTGCTGAAGTAA
- a CDS encoding Crp/Fnr family transcriptional regulator: MPQTLKSTKAIQIKELLRIADRTTPITKDQYLFHEGEKAEELYLILSGKVQISKVTADGRILTLRICGESDICGELTLFTDEPKYLLSAKVLEDGEMAIIKKEVLEKTIFENSALAYEFMKWMSDHFRKTQTKFRDLVLHGKKGALYSTLIRMTNSYGVHKKDGILIDLPLTNQKLGDFCGTSRESTNKTLNELKREGIISVVKGKITIHDLQYLKNEIGCENCPAVYCNIE, from the coding sequence ATGCCTCAAACATTGAAATCAACAAAAGCAATTCAAATTAAAGAATTACTACGGATTGCCGATCGAACGACCCCTATCACAAAAGATCAATACTTATTTCATGAAGGGGAAAAGGCAGAAGAATTATATTTAATTCTTTCTGGTAAGGTTCAAATCAGCAAAGTGACTGCTGATGGTCGCATTTTAACATTACGTATATGTGGTGAAAGTGATATTTGCGGAGAATTAACCCTTTTCACAGATGAGCCCAAATACCTTTTAAGTGCTAAGGTACTTGAAGACGGAGAAATGGCGATTATCAAGAAAGAGGTTCTCGAAAAAACGATTTTCGAAAATAGCGCTCTTGCCTATGAATTTATGAAATGGATGAGTGATCACTTCCGAAAAACGCAAACAAAATTTCGCGATCTCGTGTTACACGGGAAAAAAGGGGCTCTTTATTCGACTTTAATCCGAATGACCAACAGCTATGGCGTTCATAAAAAAGATGGCATTCTCATTGATCTCCCATTAACGAATCAAAAACTGGGGGATTTTTGTGGAACTTCCAGAGAAAGCACGAATAAGACTTTAAATGAATTAAAACGCGAAGGGATTATTTCGGTTGTGAAAGGAAAAATCACGATTCATGATCTCCAATACTTAAAAAATGAAATTGGTTGTGAAAACTGTCCCGCCGTTTATTGTAATATTGAATAA
- a CDS encoding DnaB-like helicase N-terminal domain-containing protein: MERNPYFHIEVEQAVIGTLFLDGELIKGCTLQPEHFYSTKLRNIYNLMQQLAEKANQMMLYLLRRKRVQIIFQKLEGGIFALSS, translated from the coding sequence ATGGAACGAAATCCGTACTTTCATATCGAAGTTGAACAAGCCGTTATTGGGACCTTGTTTTTAGATGGCGAATTGATCAAAGGCTGTACCTTACAACCTGAACATTTTTACTCCACAAAGTTAAGAAACATTTACAATTTGATGCAGCAGTTAGCGGAAAAGGCAAACCAAATGATGTTGTATCTATTGCGGAGGAAGCGGGTCCAAATTATTTTTCAGAAATTGGAGGGTGGGATCTTTGCCCTCTCCAGCTGA
- a CDS encoding acetyl-CoA C-acyltransferase, giving the protein MPKAVVVNAKRTIIGKKDGLLKDYPPEQLAAFVIRELVQDLPTVVDDVILGNVVGPGGNIARLSALESGLPVSIPGVTIDRQCGSGLEAIRLACHLIQGGAGHVYIAGGVESTSQSPFQQRARFSPEWIGDPEMGIAAENVAEKYGITREMQDEYALLSYQRAIQALNAGHYRDELVKIPDIPIHDEGVNPKLNYDRMLRRLSPCFKEEGTVTLGNCCGINDGAAAVLIMSEEKAEELGFEPILRFVDSAVIGVDPNYPAFGPIPAVRHLLQKQSLQEKDIDLFEINEAFASKVVAFANELNIPYEKINRKGGAIALGHPYGASGAILVTRLFHEVQRKKANYTVSAIGIGGGIGMAILWESLR; this is encoded by the coding sequence ATGCCTAAGGCAGTTGTTGTAAATGCAAAACGGACCATAATAGGTAAAAAAGATGGTCTTTTAAAGGATTACCCACCAGAACAACTTGCCGCCTTTGTTATAAGAGAGCTTGTACAGGATCTACCAACTGTGGTCGATGATGTCATTTTAGGAAATGTCGTCGGACCTGGCGGCAATATCGCGAGGCTTTCTGCACTGGAAAGCGGACTGCCTGTTTCCATTCCAGGGGTCACGATTGATCGACAATGCGGTTCTGGATTAGAAGCGATTCGCCTTGCTTGTCATTTAATTCAAGGCGGAGCAGGACATGTTTATATTGCTGGAGGGGTAGAGAGTACAAGTCAATCTCCTTTTCAACAAAGAGCTCGCTTTTCGCCTGAGTGGATCGGTGACCCTGAGATGGGGATTGCCGCAGAGAATGTCGCTGAAAAATACGGAATTACGCGCGAGATGCAAGATGAATATGCATTACTAAGCTATCAGCGGGCTATACAAGCCCTCAATGCCGGTCATTATAGGGACGAACTTGTCAAAATCCCGGATATTCCTATTCATGATGAAGGGGTCAATCCTAAGTTGAATTATGACAGGATGCTTCGGCGTTTGTCTCCTTGTTTCAAGGAGGAAGGGACGGTTACACTAGGGAATTGTTGTGGCATCAATGACGGGGCTGCGGCTGTTCTTATCATGTCAGAGGAAAAAGCAGAGGAGCTGGGGTTTGAGCCAATTCTACGTTTTGTCGACAGTGCTGTCATAGGCGTGGATCCCAATTATCCAGCTTTTGGACCAATTCCAGCTGTTCGTCACTTATTACAGAAACAATCACTTCAGGAAAAGGACATTGATCTCTTTGAAATCAATGAGGCGTTTGCTTCAAAGGTCGTGGCTTTTGCCAATGAGCTGAATATTCCATATGAAAAAATCAACCGAAAAGGGGGTGCGATCGCGCTTGGTCATCCGTATGGAGCATCCGGTGCGATCCTTGTCACAAGATTATTTCATGAAGTGCAACGCAAAAAAGCTAACTATACCGTTTCAGCAATTGGAATTGGTGGAGGGATTGGAATGGCGATATTATGGGAGAGTTTGCGATGA